One Nicotiana tomentosiformis chromosome 4, ASM39032v3, whole genome shotgun sequence genomic window carries:
- the LOC104090656 gene encoding protein AGENET DOMAIN (AGD)-CONTAINING P1-like, translating to MAPITKTHSDLKKNQSRITMLLKAANTIAFKKQETRKEPFQKGDEVEVASHEYGFIGSYYTATIVSSVGAYHYKVKYKTLLTDDNSAPLEEIVTVGEVRPVPPEEEENLPENKFRLYNMVDAFDNDGWWFGFITGKIGENCYVYFPTTADKVAYPPEVLRFHQEWSNGKWKKEGVFDLY from the coding sequence ATGGCTCCAATTACCAAAACACATAGTGATTTAAAGAAAAATCAATCAAGAATAACAATGCTTTTAAAGGCAGCAAACACAATAGCATTCAAGAAACAAGAGACAAGAAAAGAACCATTTCAAAAGGGTGATGAAGTTGAAGTAGCAAGTCATGAATATGGTTTTATTGGTTCTTACTACACAGCAACTATTGTTTCTTCTGTTGGTGCTTATCATTACAAAGTCAAGTACAAGACTCTGTTAACTGATGATAATTCTGCGCCATTAGAGGAGATTGTCACTGTCGGCGAAGTCCGCCCTGTACCacctgaagaagaagaaaatttgcCAGAAAACAAGTTTCGTTTGTATAATATGGTTGATGCATTTGATAATGATGGTTGGTGGTTTGGATTTATAACTGGAAAAATTGGAGAAAATTGTTATGTCTATTTCCCTACAACTGCAGATAAAGTTGCATATCCTCCTGAAGTTTTGAGATTTCATCAAGAATGGTCTAATGGCAAGTGGAAAAAGGAAGGAGTTTTTGACTTATACTGA
- the LOC104090658 gene encoding large ribosomal subunit protein mL43 isoform X2, giving the protein MALRGVWQLKKLVVSYCNWGGSSRGIRAFMESELPALKEQNPQLEVVTELNRENKNERVVCVRNLSQDEVLEAATKLRNSLGRKVVKMKTRHVTKQPSVQGTWSTALKL; this is encoded by the exons ATGGCACTAAGAGGTGTTTGGCAGCTAAAGAAGCTGGTAGTGAGCTATTGCAATTGGGGTGGCAGTAGCAGAGGAATAAG GGCATTCATGGAGTCTGAATTGCCAGCATTGAAGGAGCAAAATCCACAGCTTGAGGTGGTGACTGAACTAAATCGTG AAAACAAGAATGAGCGTGTTGTATGTGTGAGAAATTTGAGTCAAGACGAAGTACTTGAAGCAGCAACCAAGCTAAGGAATTCGCTTGGCAGAAAGGTGGTGAAGATGAAGACTCGACATGTTACAAAACAACCAAGCGTTCAAGGTACATGGTCAACAGCATTGAAGTTATAA
- the LOC104090658 gene encoding large ribosomal subunit protein mL43 isoform X1 produces MALRGVWQLKKLVVSYCNWGGSSRGIRAFMESELPALKEQNPQLEVVTELNRGQHPFLKGLYKNKNERVVCVRNLSQDEVLEAATKLRNSLGRKVVKMKTRHVTKQPSVQGTWSTALKL; encoded by the exons ATGGCACTAAGAGGTGTTTGGCAGCTAAAGAAGCTGGTAGTGAGCTATTGCAATTGGGGTGGCAGTAGCAGAGGAATAAG GGCATTCATGGAGTCTGAATTGCCAGCATTGAAGGAGCAAAATCCACAGCTTGAGGTGGTGACTGAACTAAATCGTGGTCAGCATCCTTTCTTGAAGGGATTATACA AAAACAAGAATGAGCGTGTTGTATGTGTGAGAAATTTGAGTCAAGACGAAGTACTTGAAGCAGCAACCAAGCTAAGGAATTCGCTTGGCAGAAAGGTGGTGAAGATGAAGACTCGACATGTTACAAAACAACCAAGCGTTCAAGGTACATGGTCAACAGCATTGAAGTTATAA
- the LOC104091366 gene encoding kinase-interacting protein 1-like isoform X2, with translation MQGKVESVIKLIEEDGDSFAKRAEMYYKKRPELINFVEESYRAYRALAERYDHLSKELQTANNTIATIFPEQIQLAMDEEDEYGVPRMPKDFTQIPPSGSNIPKVPKAPIKDLKGVMTTASTQRQGKKSSKTEDVAKSGLNKSEAIEEIDKLQKDILALQTVKEFVRSSYQSGLEKYRGLENQIMEKQQKIYELEDEFGEGQVIEDAEACTLMAEAALQSCQETLTQLQEKQDIYTQEAREEFQKIEDSCKKLQSFRHKYLGDKISELKPNVYNIPNQEVGKEIESSQNKIKNQVDASSKESLTMSQLAEKIDELVNKVVSLETAVSSETLLIERLRREADELQAQVQSLEDDKAALTDDTHNLNIRVTAIEAKLQTIENLNKDVVNQNSSLRTHFVEARTSLDHLSDKLSSVRPDEEHDVTDSSPDEVTTLVEIRLQEESVKQKNHPSSSKGTKNLSTIKTKDKEVRKEQGSSTVVSDNAEVTKSNKKHVTFLEPTPVGKGDEKVSAQCGSCFYETQTQKDAEKDDELNWQQMLLSGLEDKENILLNEYTTILKNYKEVTKKLSDMEKKDRDAEFNLTLQIRELKCAITKRDEEIHNLRLKLNLLQKGNGSENKELKEEKCQASDPSFDRSLKPEDLPQRKDKDNPIIENEEDIRTILVDQHASVSPTEKKLRMSIDAILDENLDFWLRFSSTFHQIQKFKTTFHDLQREISKSKDKVMQDHSPRVETKSEIKPIYKHMKEIQNELTVWLAQTLSLKDELERKFSALCNIQDEIANALKEGIESDEIRFSSHEAAKFQGQVLNMKQENNKVSEELEAGFRRVTTLQVDVEKTITELDQEFGLSGNQSQLMHSVSRSRIPLHSFIFGTKPKKQRRSLFSRINPNRKY, from the coding sequence ATGCAAGGGAAGGTGGAAAGTGTGATCAAGCTCATTGAAGAGGATGGAGATTCATTTGCAAAAAGGGCAGAAATGTACTACAAGAAAAGGCCAGAGCTGATAAACTTTGTGGAAGAATCCTATCGTGCCTATCGCGCATTGGCTGAACGATATGATCATTTGTCAAAGGAATTGCAGACTGCCAACAACACTATTGCTACTATTTTCCCTGAACAAATACAACTAGCaatggatgaagaagatgaatatggtgtcccaagaatgccaaaAGATTTCACACAAATCCCGCCGAGTGGATCAAACATACCAAAGGTTCCAAAGGCTCCTATAAAAGATTTGAAGGGTGTTATGACAACTGCCTCAACACAAAGGCAAGGCAAGAAATCATCCAAAACAGAAGATGTTGCGAAATCTGGTTTGAACAAAAGTGAAGCTATTGAAGAGATTGACAAGCTTCAGAAAGACATTTTGGCCTTACAAACTGTGAAAGAGTTTGTAAGGAGTTCATACCAAAGTGGACTTGAAAAGTACCGGGGACTTGAAAACCAAATCATGGAAAAGCAGCAGAAGATATATGAATTGGAGGATGAATTTGGCGAGGGCCAGGTTATTGAGGATGCTGAGGCTTGTACTTTGATGGCTGAAGCAGCACTGCAATCATGTCAAGAAACATTGACTCAGCTCCAGGAGAAACAAGATATATATACACAAGAAGCAAGAGAGGAATTCCAAAAAATCGAAGATTCTTGTAAGAAACTGCAGTCCTTCAGGCATAAGTATCTTGGTGATAAAATTAGTGAACTAAAGCCAAATGTGTATAATATCCCAAACCAAGAAGTTGGTAAGGAAATAGAATCATCACAGAACAAGATTAAGAACCAAGTTGATGCGAGCTCTAAGGAGTCTTTAACGATGTCACAACTGGCAGAGAAAATCGACGAGCTTGTGAATAAAGTGGTCAGCCTAGAAACAGCAGTTTCATCTGAGACTCTTCTAATTGAGAGATTAAGAAGAGAAGCTGATGAACTCCAAGCACAAGTTCAATCTTTGGAAGATGATAAGGCAGCTCTGACAGATGATACACACAATCTGAATATCAGGGTGACGGCGATAGAAGCAAAGTTGCAAACTATTGAGAACCTCAATAAAGATGTTGTAAACCAAAACAGTAGCCTCAGAACTCACTTTGTGGAAGCTCGTACCAGTCTTGACCATTTGTCCGATAAATTGAGTAGCGTTAGACCAGATGAGGAGCACGATGTGACGGATTCATCACCAGATGAAGTGACTACACTTGTTGAAATCAGGTTACAAGAAGAGTCAGTAAAACAAAAAAATCATCCTAGTTCAAGTAAAGGTACTAAGAACTTAAGTACCATAAAAACTAAAGATAAAGAAGTTCGCAAAGAGCAAGGTTCCAGCACAGTTGTAAGTGATAATGCGGAAGTTACAAAAAGCAATAAGAAGCATGTCACATTTTTGGAGCCAACGCCAGTTGGAAAAGGTGATGAGAAAGTCTCGGCTCAATGTGGAAGTTGTTTTTATGAGACACAAACACAGAAAGATGCAGAAAAGGATGACGAACTTAACTGGCAACAGATGTTGTTGAGTGGATTGGAGGATAAAGAAAATATTCTTTTAAATGAATATACAACAATTCTCAAGAATTATAAGGAAGTTACAAAGAAGCTAAGCGATATGGAGAAGAAAGATAGAGATGCGGAGTTCAATCTCACACTTCAGATAAGAGAGCTTAAATGTGCTATCACAAAAAGGGATGAGGAGATACATAATCTACGTCTAAAATTAAATCTTCTGCAGAAAGGAAATGGTTCGGAAAATAAAGAGTTGAAGGAAGAAAAATGTCAAGCATCTGATCCTTCATTTGATCGAAGCTTAAAACCCGAGGATCTGCCACAAAGGAAGGACAAAGATAATCCTATTATAGAGAACGAAGAAGACATCAGGACGATTTTGGTTGATCAACATGCATCAGTATCGCCAACTGAGAAAAAACTACGGATGAGCATTGATGCAATATTAGACGAAAACTTGGATTTCTGGCTAAGATTCAGTTCAACTTTCCATCAAATTCAAAAATTCAAGACGACATTCCACGACTTGCAGCGTGAAATATCCAAAAGCAAAGACAAAGTGATGCAAGATCACAGCCCCAGAGTAGAAACAAAGTCAGAAATAAAGCCAATATATAAACACATGAAGGAAATTCAGAATGAGCTAACAGTATGGTTAGCACAAACCTTGTCACTGAAAGATGAACTTGAGCGCAAATTCTCAGCTTTATGCAATATTCAAGACGAAATAGCAAACGCTCTAAAGGAGGGAATTGAATCAGATGAGATCAGATTCAGCAGTCATGAAGCTGCAAAATTCCAAGGTCAAGTTTTGAACATGAAACAAGAGAACAATAAGGTAAGTGAGGAACTAGAAGCTGGTTTTCGTCGTGTAACTACACTTCAAGTAGATGTTGAGAAGACTATAACAGAATTGGATCAAGAGTTTGGACTTAGTGGAAACCAATCACAACTAATGCACTCAGTGAGTAGGTCAAGAATTCCTTTACATTCATTCATCTTTGGAACTAAACCAAAGAAGCAAAGGCGTTCACTTTTTTCGCGCATTAATCCCAATAGGAAATACTAG
- the LOC104091366 gene encoding kinase-interacting protein 1-like isoform X1 codes for MLQRAASNAYSWWAASHIRTKQSKWLEQSLQDMQGKVESVIKLIEEDGDSFAKRAEMYYKKRPELINFVEESYRAYRALAERYDHLSKELQTANNTIATIFPEQIQLAMDEEDEYGVPRMPKDFTQIPPSGSNIPKVPKAPIKDLKGVMTTASTQRQGKKSSKTEDVAKSGLNKSEAIEEIDKLQKDILALQTVKEFVRSSYQSGLEKYRGLENQIMEKQQKIYELEDEFGEGQVIEDAEACTLMAEAALQSCQETLTQLQEKQDIYTQEAREEFQKIEDSCKKLQSFRHKYLGDKISELKPNVYNIPNQEVGKEIESSQNKIKNQVDASSKESLTMSQLAEKIDELVNKVVSLETAVSSETLLIERLRREADELQAQVQSLEDDKAALTDDTHNLNIRVTAIEAKLQTIENLNKDVVNQNSSLRTHFVEARTSLDHLSDKLSSVRPDEEHDVTDSSPDEVTTLVEIRLQEESVKQKNHPSSSKGTKNLSTIKTKDKEVRKEQGSSTVVSDNAEVTKSNKKHVTFLEPTPVGKGDEKVSAQCGSCFYETQTQKDAEKDDELNWQQMLLSGLEDKENILLNEYTTILKNYKEVTKKLSDMEKKDRDAEFNLTLQIRELKCAITKRDEEIHNLRLKLNLLQKGNGSENKELKEEKCQASDPSFDRSLKPEDLPQRKDKDNPIIENEEDIRTILVDQHASVSPTEKKLRMSIDAILDENLDFWLRFSSTFHQIQKFKTTFHDLQREISKSKDKVMQDHSPRVETKSEIKPIYKHMKEIQNELTVWLAQTLSLKDELERKFSALCNIQDEIANALKEGIESDEIRFSSHEAAKFQGQVLNMKQENNKVSEELEAGFRRVTTLQVDVEKTITELDQEFGLSGNQSQLMHSVSRSRIPLHSFIFGTKPKKQRRSLFSRINPNRKY; via the coding sequence ATATGCAAGGGAAGGTGGAAAGTGTGATCAAGCTCATTGAAGAGGATGGAGATTCATTTGCAAAAAGGGCAGAAATGTACTACAAGAAAAGGCCAGAGCTGATAAACTTTGTGGAAGAATCCTATCGTGCCTATCGCGCATTGGCTGAACGATATGATCATTTGTCAAAGGAATTGCAGACTGCCAACAACACTATTGCTACTATTTTCCCTGAACAAATACAACTAGCaatggatgaagaagatgaatatggtgtcccaagaatgccaaaAGATTTCACACAAATCCCGCCGAGTGGATCAAACATACCAAAGGTTCCAAAGGCTCCTATAAAAGATTTGAAGGGTGTTATGACAACTGCCTCAACACAAAGGCAAGGCAAGAAATCATCCAAAACAGAAGATGTTGCGAAATCTGGTTTGAACAAAAGTGAAGCTATTGAAGAGATTGACAAGCTTCAGAAAGACATTTTGGCCTTACAAACTGTGAAAGAGTTTGTAAGGAGTTCATACCAAAGTGGACTTGAAAAGTACCGGGGACTTGAAAACCAAATCATGGAAAAGCAGCAGAAGATATATGAATTGGAGGATGAATTTGGCGAGGGCCAGGTTATTGAGGATGCTGAGGCTTGTACTTTGATGGCTGAAGCAGCACTGCAATCATGTCAAGAAACATTGACTCAGCTCCAGGAGAAACAAGATATATATACACAAGAAGCAAGAGAGGAATTCCAAAAAATCGAAGATTCTTGTAAGAAACTGCAGTCCTTCAGGCATAAGTATCTTGGTGATAAAATTAGTGAACTAAAGCCAAATGTGTATAATATCCCAAACCAAGAAGTTGGTAAGGAAATAGAATCATCACAGAACAAGATTAAGAACCAAGTTGATGCGAGCTCTAAGGAGTCTTTAACGATGTCACAACTGGCAGAGAAAATCGACGAGCTTGTGAATAAAGTGGTCAGCCTAGAAACAGCAGTTTCATCTGAGACTCTTCTAATTGAGAGATTAAGAAGAGAAGCTGATGAACTCCAAGCACAAGTTCAATCTTTGGAAGATGATAAGGCAGCTCTGACAGATGATACACACAATCTGAATATCAGGGTGACGGCGATAGAAGCAAAGTTGCAAACTATTGAGAACCTCAATAAAGATGTTGTAAACCAAAACAGTAGCCTCAGAACTCACTTTGTGGAAGCTCGTACCAGTCTTGACCATTTGTCCGATAAATTGAGTAGCGTTAGACCAGATGAGGAGCACGATGTGACGGATTCATCACCAGATGAAGTGACTACACTTGTTGAAATCAGGTTACAAGAAGAGTCAGTAAAACAAAAAAATCATCCTAGTTCAAGTAAAGGTACTAAGAACTTAAGTACCATAAAAACTAAAGATAAAGAAGTTCGCAAAGAGCAAGGTTCCAGCACAGTTGTAAGTGATAATGCGGAAGTTACAAAAAGCAATAAGAAGCATGTCACATTTTTGGAGCCAACGCCAGTTGGAAAAGGTGATGAGAAAGTCTCGGCTCAATGTGGAAGTTGTTTTTATGAGACACAAACACAGAAAGATGCAGAAAAGGATGACGAACTTAACTGGCAACAGATGTTGTTGAGTGGATTGGAGGATAAAGAAAATATTCTTTTAAATGAATATACAACAATTCTCAAGAATTATAAGGAAGTTACAAAGAAGCTAAGCGATATGGAGAAGAAAGATAGAGATGCGGAGTTCAATCTCACACTTCAGATAAGAGAGCTTAAATGTGCTATCACAAAAAGGGATGAGGAGATACATAATCTACGTCTAAAATTAAATCTTCTGCAGAAAGGAAATGGTTCGGAAAATAAAGAGTTGAAGGAAGAAAAATGTCAAGCATCTGATCCTTCATTTGATCGAAGCTTAAAACCCGAGGATCTGCCACAAAGGAAGGACAAAGATAATCCTATTATAGAGAACGAAGAAGACATCAGGACGATTTTGGTTGATCAACATGCATCAGTATCGCCAACTGAGAAAAAACTACGGATGAGCATTGATGCAATATTAGACGAAAACTTGGATTTCTGGCTAAGATTCAGTTCAACTTTCCATCAAATTCAAAAATTCAAGACGACATTCCACGACTTGCAGCGTGAAATATCCAAAAGCAAAGACAAAGTGATGCAAGATCACAGCCCCAGAGTAGAAACAAAGTCAGAAATAAAGCCAATATATAAACACATGAAGGAAATTCAGAATGAGCTAACAGTATGGTTAGCACAAACCTTGTCACTGAAAGATGAACTTGAGCGCAAATTCTCAGCTTTATGCAATATTCAAGACGAAATAGCAAACGCTCTAAAGGAGGGAATTGAATCAGATGAGATCAGATTCAGCAGTCATGAAGCTGCAAAATTCCAAGGTCAAGTTTTGAACATGAAACAAGAGAACAATAAGGTAAGTGAGGAACTAGAAGCTGGTTTTCGTCGTGTAACTACACTTCAAGTAGATGTTGAGAAGACTATAACAGAATTGGATCAAGAGTTTGGACTTAGTGGAAACCAATCACAACTAATGCACTCAGTGAGTAGGTCAAGAATTCCTTTACATTCATTCATCTTTGGAACTAAACCAAAGAAGCAAAGGCGTTCACTTTTTTCGCGCATTAATCCCAATAGGAAATACTAG